The Streptomyces sp. DG1A-41 genomic sequence GTGCAGCACACGGCGGCCGAGGACGCGGTGACCGAGATCGGTGCCGGGTCGGGGCTGTACGCGCCGCGGCTGTTCGACAACTACACGTCGTTCAGCGGCCGTCCGGCGGCCCTTTTCGCCCAGCCCGTCGTTCGGCGGCCGGGCGTCGGGGTGGTGACGGTCCTCGGTGGCGGGTATCCCGCCTCCGGCGCGGCCGGGCTCGACCGGCTGCCCGTGCCGTATCTGCCTCAGGGGCTGCGCTACGACCCTCAGGAGGGGGCCGGTGAGGTGCAGACGCCGCTGCTCGGCTCGCCCGCCGACGACCTGCTGATCGGTGACAAGGTGTGGTTCCGGCACGCGAAGGCCGGTGAGCTGTGCGAGCGGTTCGACGTTCTGCATCTGATCGAGGGGGACGCGGTGACGGCGACCGTGCCGACGTACCGCGGCGAGGGCCACACGTTCCTGTAACCCGTCAGCCGCCGGGGAATCGGTCCGCGGGGCCGATGCTGCTGCCCACGCCGCCGCCCGTGTCCGCGTCACCGAACGGCCGGATGCCCTTGGTGATGCGGTCCATGTCGGCGAGCGGCGGTCCTTTCTCGCCCGAGTCGAAGACGTAGCGGACGAGGACGGGCGACTCGGTGCCGACGCTGGACGGGAAGACGAGCGACTGGACGTAGCCGCCGGGCCCCTTGGCGGTCCGCACGCGCCAGCGCACGAGGTACCCGGCGCGGCCCGCCACCGCGACCGGCCCGGACTTCACTTGCTGGTGCGACTCGATGCCCCCGTAGAGCTCGCGGCCGAGTTCGTCGCGGTCGTAGGCCTCGTCGGCCGCGTCCTTGATGTCCGCCTTGGCGAGGACCTCGGGGGACTGCTCGTCGCTTTCGGTCACCGTGCGGGAGAAGACGAGGCCGTGGCGGCAGAGGCCGACGCCGGCGGGGCAGTCGTAGGTGCCGTCGGTCGTCATGACGACGTCGTCCTGGGCCACGTGTTGCGGCCGGACCCAGCCGTCGAGCAGCGGGAAGGTGACGCCGTTGAGCTGGTCCTCGACGACGGCCGGGTCGTCGGAGGACGGCTCGGACGTGGACGCCTCGGGAGTCGGCTCCGTCGGCCCGATCGGGGCCGGGAGTTCGGACGTCGGGGCCGTACTCGTCTGCGTGCCGCCGCCGTCGTCGACCAGCACGACGGCTCCGGTGACGATCGCCGCGACGAGCACGGCTCCTGCGGCGATGAGGGCGACGGCCCTCGCGCGCCCGGTGCCGCCGCCCGGGGGCGGGGGCACCGGGCCCGTGGGTGCCCCGGGCGCACGGCGGTGCTCGGTCCAGGCCGTGCCGTCCCACCAGCGTTGCAGATGCGGGCCGTGCGGGTCGGGATACCAGCCGGGCGGTGGCGTCATGCTCATCCCGGCACTGTAGAGCGAGATCCCGCCCGCCAGGACACGCCTTACAGGGGTGTGACGTAGGCCCCCGTGATCCCGCCGTCGACCAGGAAGTCGGTGGCGTTCACGAAGGAGGAGTCGTCACTGGCGAGGAAGGCCACGGCTGCGGCGATCTCCTCGGCCTCGGCGAACCGGCCCAGCGGGATGTGCACCAGGCGGCGCGCGGCGCGCTCCGGGTCCTTGGCGAACAGCTCTTGGAGGAGCGGGGTGTTGACCGGGCCGGGGCACAGGGCGTTGACCCGGATGCCCTCCCGGGCGAACTGCACGCCCAGTTCGCGGGACATGGCGAGGACGCCGCCCTTGGAGGCCGTGTACGAGATCTGGCTGGTGGCGGCGCCCATCCTCGCCACGAAGGACGCCGTGTTGATGATCGAGCCCTTGCCCTGGCGCCGCATGTACGGGATGGCGGCCTTGCAGCAGAGGTAGACGGAGGTGAGGTTGACCTCCTGGACGCGCTTCCAGGCCTCCAGGCCGGTCTCCAGGATGGAGTCGTCGTCGGGCGGGGAGATGCCGGCGTTGTTGAAGGCGATGTCGACGCTGCCGTAGGTGTCGTGGGCCGTCTTGAAGAGGGCCTCGACCTGCTCGGGGTCGGTGACGTCCACCCTCACGAAGATGCCGCCGGTCTCCTCGGCGGCCGCCTTGCCGCGGACCTCGTCGACGTCGCCGCAGACGAGGTGCGCGCCCTCGGAGGCGAGGCGGCGGGCGGCGGCGAGGCCGATGCCGCTGCCGGCTCCGGTGACGACGGCGGTACGGCCGACCAGTCGGCGGCAGATGGTGTCCTGAGCAGTCACTGTGCGGGGCCCTCCGTGCTGATGAAGACGTTCTTGGTTTCGGTGAAGGCGGCCAGAGCGTCGGGGCCGAGCTCGCGGCCGACGCCCGACTGCTTGTAGCCGCCGAAGGGGGTCCAGTAGCGGACGCTGGCATGGGAGTTGACGGACAGGTTGCCCGCGCGGACCGCTTGGGAGACGCGCAGGGCGCGACCGACGTCCCGGGTCCAGATGGAGCCGGAGAGGCCGTACGGGGTGTCGTTGGCGAGCCGGATCGCGTCGGCCTCGTCCGTGAAGGGCAGCAGGACGGCGACCGGGCCGAAGATCTCCTCGCAGGCCGCCGCCGAGTCGGGCCGCTCCCCGGTGAGCACGGTCGGCGGGAACCAGAAGCCGGGCCCCTCGGGCGCGCTGCCGCGCAGGGCCGGGGCGTCCTCTTGTACGAAGCCCCGGACGCGGTCGAGCTGCTGCCGGGAGATGAGCGGGCCCATCTGCGTCTTCTCGTCGGCCGGGTCGCCCACCACCACGGCGGCCAGCGTCTCGGCGAGCAGCTCGCGGACCTCGTCGTACACCGTCTCCTGGACCAGGATGCGGGTGCGGGCACAGCAGTCCTGGCCGGAGTTGTCCAGGAAGGAGAAGGGGTCGACGGCGGCCTTCAGGTCGGAGTCGGCGAAGACGATGTTCGGGCTCTTGCCACCGAGTT encodes the following:
- a CDS encoding DUF2510 domain-containing protein, giving the protein MTPPPGWYPDPHGPHLQRWWDGTAWTEHRRAPGAPTGPVPPPPGGGTGRARAVALIAAGAVLVAAIVTGAVVLVDDGGGTQTSTAPTSELPAPIGPTEPTPEASTSEPSSDDPAVVEDQLNGVTFPLLDGWVRPQHVAQDDVVMTTDGTYDCPAGVGLCRHGLVFSRTVTESDEQSPEVLAKADIKDAADEAYDRDELGRELYGGIESHQQVKSGPVAVAGRAGYLVRWRVRTAKGPGGYVQSLVFPSSVGTESPVLVRYVFDSGEKGPPLADMDRITKGIRPFGDADTGGGVGSSIGPADRFPGG
- a CDS encoding 3-oxoacyl-ACP reductase, giving the protein MTAQDTICRRLVGRTAVVTGAGSGIGLAAARRLASEGAHLVCGDVDEVRGKAAAEETGGIFVRVDVTDPEQVEALFKTAHDTYGSVDIAFNNAGISPPDDDSILETGLEAWKRVQEVNLTSVYLCCKAAIPYMRRQGKGSIINTASFVARMGAATSQISYTASKGGVLAMSRELGVQFAREGIRVNALCPGPVNTPLLQELFAKDPERAARRLVHIPLGRFAEAEEIAAAVAFLASDDSSFVNATDFLVDGGITGAYVTPL